A window of the Scandinavium goeteborgense genome harbors these coding sequences:
- the nhaA gene encoding Na+/H+ antiporter NhaA, with the protein MKHLQRFFSNEASGGIILIIAAALAMLLANMGSTSGLYHSFLETPVQLKVGALEINKNMLLWINDALMAVFFLLIGLEVKRELIVGSLASRRQAIFPVIAALGGMVVPALVYLAFNFQDPITREGWAIPAATDIAFALGVLALLGSRVPASLKIFLMALAIIDDLGAIVIIALFYTSDLSLLSLGVAAAAIAALAILNLTGVRRTGIYILVGVILWTAVLKSGVHATLAGVIVGFFIPLKEQNGKSPAVQLEHVLHPWVAYLILPLFAFANAGVSLQGVTIEGLTSLLPLGIIAGLFIGKPLGISLFCWLALKMKWATLPADTTFKQIMAVGVLCGIGFTMSIFIASLAFGNVDPALINWAKLGILIGSVLSAVVGYGLLRMRTSSEQAQA; encoded by the coding sequence GTGAAACATCTTCAGCGTTTTTTTAGCAATGAGGCTTCAGGGGGCATCATCTTGATCATCGCCGCCGCGCTGGCGATGCTGTTGGCGAACATGGGTTCGACCAGCGGTCTGTATCATTCTTTTCTGGAAACACCGGTGCAGCTCAAAGTGGGCGCGCTGGAAATCAACAAGAACATGCTGCTGTGGATTAACGACGCGCTGATGGCGGTGTTCTTCCTGCTCATCGGACTTGAGGTCAAACGTGAGCTGATTGTTGGCTCGCTGGCCAGCCGTCGACAGGCGATTTTCCCAGTGATTGCGGCCCTGGGCGGTATGGTGGTCCCGGCGTTGGTGTACCTGGCCTTTAACTTCCAGGACCCGATTACGCGCGAAGGCTGGGCGATTCCGGCGGCGACTGATATCGCCTTTGCGCTCGGCGTGCTGGCGCTGCTCGGTAGCCGTGTTCCGGCGTCGTTGAAAATTTTCCTGATGGCGCTGGCGATCATTGATGACCTGGGCGCTATCGTCATCATCGCGCTGTTTTATACCAGCGACCTGTCGCTCCTGTCACTGGGCGTCGCTGCGGCGGCCATTGCGGCGCTGGCTATTCTCAATCTGACGGGCGTACGCCGTACCGGGATTTATATCCTGGTCGGGGTCATCCTGTGGACGGCGGTGCTGAAATCAGGCGTGCATGCCACTCTGGCGGGCGTGATTGTTGGTTTCTTCATTCCGCTGAAAGAGCAGAATGGCAAATCTCCGGCGGTGCAGCTTGAGCACGTGCTGCATCCGTGGGTCGCGTACCTGATCCTGCCATTGTTTGCGTTTGCCAACGCCGGTGTTTCGCTGCAGGGCGTGACGATCGAAGGTCTGACGTCACTGCTGCCGCTGGGTATCATTGCCGGTCTGTTTATTGGTAAGCCGCTGGGTATTAGCTTGTTCTGTTGGCTGGCGCTGAAAATGAAATGGGCGACGCTGCCTGCGGACACCACCTTCAAGCAGATTATGGCGGTCGGGGTGCTGTGTGGTATCGGTTTTACCATGTCGATATTCATTGCCTCGCTGGCCTTCGGGAACGTTGACCCGGCACTGATTAACTGGGCGAAGCTCGGCATTCTGATTGGTTCGGTGCTGTCGGCGGTGGTCGGCTATGGCTTACTCAGAATGCGCACATCCTCGGAGCAGGCTCAGGCCTGA
- the nhaR gene encoding transcriptional activator NhaR yields the protein MSHINYNHLYYFWHVYKEGSVVGAAEALYLTPQTITGQIKALEERLQGKLFKRKGRGLEPSELGELVFRYADKMFTLSQEMLDIINYRKESNLLFDVGVADALSKRLVSGVLDAAVVEDEQIHLRCYESTHEMLLEQLSQHKLDMIISDCPIDSTQQEGLFSVKIGECSVSFWCMNPLPEKPFPACLEERRLLIPGRRSMLGRKLLNWINTQGLKVEVLGEFDDAALMKAFGAAHNAIFVAPTLYAHDLYADDNIVEIGRVENVMEEYHAIFAERMIQHPAVQRICNRDYSALFELPR from the coding sequence ATGTCGCACATTAACTACAACCACCTGTACTACTTCTGGCACGTCTACAAAGAGGGCTCGGTCGTGGGCGCCGCAGAAGCGCTGTACCTGACGCCGCAGACCATTACCGGGCAGATTAAAGCACTGGAAGAGCGTTTGCAGGGCAAACTCTTTAAACGTAAGGGCAGGGGGCTTGAGCCGAGCGAACTGGGCGAGCTTGTTTTTCGCTACGCGGATAAAATGTTTACCCTGAGCCAGGAGATGCTCGACATCATCAACTATCGCAAAGAGTCGAACCTGTTGTTCGATGTCGGCGTGGCGGATGCGCTGTCGAAACGGCTGGTCAGCGGCGTGCTGGATGCAGCGGTGGTAGAGGATGAGCAAATTCACTTGCGCTGCTATGAATCGACGCATGAGATGCTGCTGGAGCAGCTCAGTCAGCACAAGCTGGACATGATTATTTCCGATTGCCCGATTGATTCGACGCAGCAGGAAGGGCTGTTCTCGGTGAAAATCGGCGAATGCAGCGTTAGCTTCTGGTGTATGAATCCGCTGCCGGAAAAACCGTTCCCGGCCTGTCTGGAGGAGCGTCGGTTGTTGATCCCAGGGCGTCGTTCGATGCTCGGACGCAAGCTGTTGAACTGGATTAACACCCAGGGGCTGAAAGTGGAAGTGCTGGGTGAGTTTGACGACGCGGCGCTGATGAAAGCCTTTGGTGCGGCACATAACGCGATTTTCGTCGCCCCGACGCTCTACGCGCACGATCTTTATGCGGACGACAACATCGTTGAAATCGGACGAGTGGAAAACGTCATGGAGGAGTATCACGCGATCTTTGCCGAACGCATGATCCAACACCCGGCGGTGCAGCGAATCTGCAATCGTGACTACTCTGCGCTGTTTGAACTGCCGCGTTAG